TGCTGCTCCCTGGAAACATCGCACAGGGTACACATCGGTCCCGCAGCTTTCGGATGCTGAAACGCGCAGTCAGCCTGTGGATGCTTGATGTCCATTATGAAACGCAATGCTGCACTGGGCACCGAGTGTTACGCTCTGCGCTTTTGAGACCCAGTGAATTACAAGAAATCAATTTAGCTGCAACCTCCTCCTGCTGTGCGGACGGTTCAAGGTGGTCCAGCATCCTTCTCCTCAGCCCTCcgcttcctctcttctcttggATTGTGGATAACAAGCAGCCTTCAAGACGGAGGGGGTGGTGGAGCATCGAGGAAAAAACAGGGGCAATATGAGAGAGCGGGACTTCATGCCCAATATGGAGAGGGGCAAACCTGCTACTTACACGGGGGACAAAAAGGCTAAGATGGCTGCTAAGACGAACAAGAAGTGGGTGAGATTAGCCACTGTTTTTGCCTATGTATTGTCCGTGTCCTTAGCAGCCATTATCCTGGCAATTTATTACAGCCTGATCTGGAAACCAACCAGTGCATCCTCTTCTGGGGGGAAGCCGGAGGTTCCTGAGGTCACCCCCACCGCAAACATCTCAACTAATATTTCCACAGGCAACAACATCACAGACTGGAACTCTACACAAACAGGGCTGCTATATCTCAATCAGACCCAACCGGGTACATCCCCGCACAATCTGACGTTTCGGTGGGACGCCAGAGTCGGCAGTGCGGCGGTGTCCCCGCGCAGTCCTCGAGCCGAAATTGCGCACTCGCAGCAGGAGGAAGGACTGTACGCGTCTTCCCACGGTCACACAAGCGCGGAGAGTTCGAGCACTTTGGTCGGCGAGACTCACGAGTCTCAGCCGCGAGTGAACCGCTACATCCCGTCAGGCAGCGG
The nucleotide sequence above comes from Mastacembelus armatus chromosome 22, fMasArm1.2, whole genome shotgun sequence. Encoded proteins:
- the LOC113128082 gene encoding uncharacterized protein LOC113128082 → MRERDFMPNMERGKPATYTGDKKAKMAAKTNKKWVRLATVFAYVLSVSLAAIILAIYYSLIWKPTSASSSGGKPEVPEVTPTANISTNISTGNNITDWNSTQTGLLYLNQTQPGTSPHNLTFRWDARVGSAAVSPRSPRAEIAHSQQEEGLYASSHGHTSAESSSTLVGETHESQPRVNRYIPSGSGEPGAARTDDEETHRRDSDQAADAAPVPPTPATSRAGPRGE